The Ruminococcus bovis genome includes a region encoding these proteins:
- a CDS encoding thiamine phosphate synthase, with protein MSDIIVITNSSICEEDYLLRIEKLAKAKPKAIVLREKHLPESDYEDLAKKVIEICNKYNTQCILHNFPKVAEKLNHDALHLPLHILATLTDKEKSQYKILGASCHSVEDAVKARKLGCTYITAGHIFDTDCKKGLPGRGLDFLKEVCRSVSIPVYAIGGISPENFSKIRNAGASGGCIMSSAMNCTNPQEYLNSFTE; from the coding sequence ATGTCTGATATTATTGTTATTACCAACAGTTCAATCTGTGAAGAAGATTACTTATTACGCATAGAAAAATTAGCAAAAGCAAAACCTAAGGCAATTGTACTTAGAGAAAAACATTTGCCGGAAAGTGACTATGAAGATTTAGCTAAAAAGGTAATTGAAATTTGCAATAAATATAATACTCAATGTATCTTGCATAATTTTCCTAAAGTTGCAGAAAAGCTAAATCATGATGCTTTGCATTTACCTTTGCATATTCTTGCAACACTTACTGATAAAGAAAAATCACAGTACAAAATTTTAGGTGCATCTTGTCATTCGGTAGAAGATGCAGTAAAAGCCCGGAAACTTGGTTGTACCTATATTACAGCAGGTCATATTTTTGATACTGATTGCAAGAAAGGTTTGCCGGGTAGAGGACTTGATTTTCTAAAAGAAGTTTGCAGAAGTGTTTCAATCCCTGTATATGCAATAGGTGGTATCTCACCGGAAAACTTTTCAAAGATTAGAAATGCCGGTGCAAGTGGTGGTTGTATAATGAGCAGTGCAATGAATTGTACTAATCCACAAGAATATCTAAATTCTTTTACAGAATAA
- a CDS encoding histidine phosphatase family protein: MKSYYIHFICHGNIDETHKGKYIGTTNVPLSDKGKMELKKLDHNMKYPGATALFTSPLKRCKETCEILYPNMKPIVIDQLSECNFGEWEGKTADELKDDELFKQWIGGSSEVKPPHGESSADFTRRICHMFEDIVTGLMKTGTTDAIIVTHGGVIMTLLAIYGLPQAKPFDWVMDGGYGYSIRITPMLWQRDKVSEVFQKIPLPKEDDEE; encoded by the coding sequence ATGAAATCATACTATATACACTTTATCTGTCACGGAAATATTGATGAAACTCATAAAGGTAAATATATAGGTACAACCAATGTTCCACTTTCCGATAAAGGCAAAATGGAGCTTAAGAAACTTGACCACAATATGAAGTACCCAGGTGCAACTGCACTGTTTACCAGTCCATTAAAAAGATGTAAAGAAACTTGTGAGATTCTTTATCCTAATATGAAACCTATTGTTATTGACCAACTTTCTGAATGTAACTTTGGTGAATGGGAAGGCAAAACTGCTGATGAGTTAAAGGATGATGAACTGTTTAAACAGTGGATTGGTGGCAGTAGCGAAGTGAAACCACCACATGGCGAAAGCTCAGCAGACTTTACAAGAAGAATTTGTCATATGTTTGAGGATATTGTTACAGGTCTTATGAAAACCGGTACAACTGATGCAATTATTGTAACTCATGGTGGTGTAATTATGACACTACTTGCTATTTACGGTTTGCCACAGGCTAAGCCATTTGATTGGGTAATGGATGGTGGTTACGGTTATTCTATCCGTATTACTCCAATGTTGTGGCAGAGAGATAAAGTATCGGAAGTGTTCCAAAAAATCCCTCTACCTAAGGAAGATGATGAGGAATAA
- the hisH gene encoding imidazole glycerol phosphate synthase subunit HisH, translating into MIAIIDYGAGNIQSVYKALKFIGADCKVTDNKDEILNADGAILPGVGSFGDAMDTMTKRGIKDTIIEYTKSGKPFLGICLGLQLLFPESEETPGVKGLDIFKGTITRIPNQNRTLKIPHMGWNNISIKQKDGIFKDIEGEPYVYFVHSFYLKAQDKDIVAATTQYGVEIDAAVQKGNIIATQFHPEKSGEVGLKMLKNFVEMVK; encoded by the coding sequence ATGATTGCAATAATTGACTATGGTGCAGGTAACATTCAAAGTGTTTACAAAGCACTGAAATTTATTGGTGCTGACTGTAAAGTTACCGACAATAAAGATGAAATTTTAAATGCTGATGGTGCTATTCTTCCCGGTGTTGGTTCATTCGGTGATGCAATGGACACAATGACTAAGAGAGGTATTAAAGACACTATCATTGAATACACAAAAAGTGGCAAACCATTCCTAGGTATTTGTCTTGGACTTCAACTTCTTTTCCCTGAAAGTGAAGAAACTCCCGGTGTAAAGGGTCTTGATATTTTCAAGGGTACTATTACAAGAATTCCTAATCAAAACAGAACTTTAAAAATTCCACATATGGGTTGGAACAATATTTCTATTAAGCAAAAGGACGGTATCTTCAAGGATATTGAAGGTGAACCTTATGTATATTTTGTACATTCATTCTACTTAAAAGCACAGGACAAGGACATTGTTGCTGCTACAACACAATATGGTGTTGAGATTGATGCTGCTGTACAAAAAGGCAATATTATTGCCACACAATTCCACCCTGAAAAAAGTGGTGAAGTTGGACTAAAAATGTTAAAGAACTTTGTGGAGATGGTTAAGTAA
- a CDS encoding MurR/RpiR family transcriptional regulator, translating to MVKHLLTRIEMKMDSFSKGQKRIAMYIEESYDKAAYMTALKLGETVGVSESTVVRFASELGYEGYPELQKAMQEMIKEKLTSVQRIEVTETRIGDNDVLTSVLNSDIDKIRRTIEEISHDDFNNAVKALSKAKEIYVFAVRSTSSLATFLGYYLQLIYGNVHIINTTSKSSTYENLFRISKDDVMIGISFPRYSTTAVEAMEFAREREAEVIAITDSMASPLVECANNVLIARSDMASVVDSLVAPLSLINALVVACVLEQKEKVKHTFQELEEVWTKQGVYTKREKEKDNK from the coding sequence ATGGTTAAACATCTATTAACAAGAATAGAAATGAAAATGGATTCTTTCTCTAAAGGACAAAAAAGAATCGCAATGTATATAGAAGAAAGCTACGATAAAGCAGCTTATATGACTGCTTTAAAGCTAGGTGAAACAGTTGGTGTCTCAGAAAGTACAGTAGTTAGATTTGCTTCTGAACTTGGTTATGAGGGCTATCCTGAATTGCAGAAAGCTATGCAAGAAATGATTAAGGAGAAGTTAACTTCTGTACAGAGAATTGAAGTTACCGAAACAAGAATAGGCGACAATGATGTTCTTACTTCTGTTCTGAATTCCGATATTGACAAAATCAGAAGAACAATTGAAGAAATTTCTCATGATGACTTTAACAATGCAGTAAAAGCACTTTCTAAAGCAAAAGAAATTTATGTTTTTGCAGTTCGTTCAACTTCATCACTTGCAACATTCCTAGGTTATTACCTACAACTGATTTACGGTAATGTACATATTATCAATACAACATCCAAAAGTTCAACATATGAAAATCTATTTAGAATTTCAAAGGATGATGTAATGATTGGTATTAGTTTCCCTAGATATTCCACTACAGCTGTAGAGGCTATGGAATTTGCCAGAGAAAGAGAAGCTGAGGTTATTGCCATTACCGATAGTATGGCTTCACCTTTAGTAGAGTGTGCCAACAATGTACTTATTGCAAGAAGTGATATGGCATCAGTTGTTGACTCTTTGGTAGCACCACTTTCACTAATTAATGCACTGGTTGTTGCTTGTGTACTTGAACAGAAAGAAAAGGTTAAACACACATTCCAAGAGCTTGAAGAAGTTTGGACAAAGCAAGGTGTTTATACTAAACGAGAAAAAGAAAAGGACAATAAATAA
- a CDS encoding CpsB/CapC family capsule biosynthesis tyrosine phosphatase, translating into MNLYDVHSHILPQIDDGAENVDVSVNIINTLYNQGVRHICLTPHYYTHQESMESFLSRRESSFNLLKPSLPSDIEFCLGAEVYVTDIIMNNKSLKPVCYGNSDYILLEFPYSTTFTGSSYEFLFRIINQYGVMPILAHIERYESLIKNPKLLQKLSSEGVMFQTNAVSYKNKALLRKFKKLLNKDLIHFIGSDAHNMIRNSPTTYGETFELINKKVGDFAVDKINQNAKRLFEIAK; encoded by the coding sequence ATGAATTTATATGATGTTCATTCACACATTTTGCCACAGATTGATGATGGTGCAGAGAATGTGGATGTTAGTGTCAATATTATAAATACTTTATATAACCAAGGAGTAAGGCATATTTGCCTTACTCCTCATTACTATACCCATCAAGAGAGTATGGAGTCCTTTCTATCTCGTAGGGAAAGTTCCTTTAATTTATTGAAACCAAGTTTACCAAGTGATATAGAATTTTGTCTTGGTGCTGAGGTTTATGTAACGGATATTATAATGAATAACAAGTCGCTAAAGCCTGTTTGTTACGGCAATAGTGATTATATTTTGTTGGAATTTCCTTATTCAACTACCTTTACGGGAAGTTCATATGAATTCTTGTTTAGAATTATAAATCAATATGGTGTAATGCCAATACTAGCTCATATTGAAAGATATGAAAGTTTAATTAAAAATCCTAAATTATTACAGAAACTTTCAAGTGAAGGTGTAATGTTCCAAACAAATGCAGTTTCTTATAAGAATAAAGCACTATTAAGAAAATTTAAAAAACTACTTAATAAGGATTTAATTCACTTTATAGGAAGTGATGCCCATAATATGATTAGAAATTCACCAACAACTTATGGTGAAACATTTGAATTAATAAATAAAAAAGTCGGAGATTTTGCAGTAGATAAAATAAATCAAAATGCAAAAAGACTTTTTGAAATAGCAAAGTAA
- the leuB gene encoding 3-isopropylmalate dehydrogenase, with protein MNKYNICLLKGDGIGPEIVNEAVKVLDCVADKYGFQVNYDEALLGGSAIDAKGTPLPQETIDKCKASDSVLLGAVGGPKWDKLPGKERPEAGLLGIRGALGLFANLRPAVIFEPLKSASPLKDEIIGDKLDVMVVRELTGGIYFGERGRREADGEVEAYDTEQYKVSEIKRIAKVAFEMAMKRNKKLTSVDKANVLEASRLWRETVIEMSKDYPEVELNHLYVDNTAMQLVINPGQFDVILTNNIFGDILSDEASMISGSIGMLASASLSDSSLGLYEPIHGSAPDIAGQNIANPLATILSVAMMLKYSLNEPKAAEAIENAVNKVLAENRTPDIYEEGKNKVTCSEMGDLVCKALA; from the coding sequence ATGAATAAGTACAATATTTGTCTATTAAAGGGCGATGGTATCGGTCCTGAAATTGTTAATGAAGCAGTTAAGGTACTTGATTGTGTTGCTGATAAATATGGTTTTCAGGTAAATTATGATGAGGCTCTACTAGGTGGCTCAGCAATTGATGCTAAGGGTACTCCACTACCTCAGGAAACTATTGATAAATGTAAAGCATCAGACTCTGTACTTCTTGGTGCAGTTGGTGGTCCTAAGTGGGATAAGCTACCAGGTAAAGAAAGACCTGAAGCAGGTCTGTTAGGTATTCGTGGTGCATTAGGTCTATTTGCTAACCTACGCCCTGCTGTTATCTTTGAACCACTAAAGAGTGCTTCACCTTTAAAGGATGAAATTATCGGTGATAAGCTTGATGTTATGGTTGTTCGTGAACTAACAGGTGGTATCTACTTTGGCGAAAGAGGTAGAAGAGAAGCTGACGGTGAAGTTGAAGCATACGATACAGAACAGTACAAAGTTTCCGAGATCAAGAGAATTGCTAAGGTAGCTTTTGAAATGGCTATGAAGAGGAACAAAAAGCTTACTTCTGTTGATAAGGCTAATGTTCTTGAAGCATCTCGTTTATGGAGAGAAACAGTAATCGAAATGTCAAAGGATTATCCTGAAGTTGAACTAAACCACCTATATGTTGACAACACAGCTATGCAGCTTGTTATTAACCCAGGTCAGTTTGATGTTATCCTAACAAACAATATCTTTGGTGATATTCTTTCTGATGAAGCATCAATGATTTCTGGTTCTATCGGTATGTTAGCATCAGCATCTTTATCAGATTCTAGCCTAGGTCTATATGAACCTATCCATGGTTCAGCACCTGACATTGCAGGTCAGAATATTGCTAACCCTCTAGCTACAATTCTTTCTGTTGCAATGATGCTAAAGTATTCTCTAAATGAACCAAAGGCTGCTGAAGCTATTGAAAATGCAGTTAATAAGGTTCTTGCAGAAAACAGAACTCCTGATATTTACGAAGAAGGTAAGAACAAGGTTACTTGCTCAGAAATGGGCGACCTAGTTTGTAAGGCTCTTGCATAA
- a CDS encoding PASTA domain-containing protein: MALCMGCMKEIGDEQICPDCGFNNTETQPEPFLGFHTVLKDRYIVGRGIDTNGESTRYLGYDKEEKKKVIIREFLPIGIFDRSKGEKDLVVGYNDETVFKNLRSNFISYYKIVQELNNMSVMIKILDIFEENNTAYEIEEYLELNHFEDYLKRNNGQLEWEVARPLFMPLISALESLHKRGIGHYAVSPSNLYITKDGKLKLSGFCTAMERKRGTPLKSQLYSGCAAPEQYEKNFTLDIVTEIYGFTATLFHTLTGHVPANARERLKDSSLLMSTNTVKRLPPHVVTALANGLQVDRKERIADFDELRSQLSVAPTAQAIQEEISKTASLSDPSKQQKEEKKNNENKKVTLIAALISLVVFVGIGAVLVATNCFGLVNGNHGGVQDTTATKAWSGPVVDNFVGKKYSSVKSQLKGSDKYIININSEEKFSDNIEEGYICEQTPAAGTPITSEDEAVNISLTISKGAKMRTLPDIAGKDIKTVATMLADTGVLVMQETEYNSKYPNNTVIDYKNLKSGDQIEYGKTVTIKVSLGAEPTSTEPNTGSADN, from the coding sequence ATGGCACTATGTATGGGCTGTATGAAAGAAATAGGCGATGAACAAATCTGTCCTGATTGCGGCTTTAATAATACAGAAACTCAGCCAGAACCTTTCCTAGGTTTTCATACTGTTTTAAAAGATAGATATATTGTTGGTAGAGGTATCGACACAAATGGTGAAAGTACCCGTTACCTAGGTTATGATAAAGAAGAAAAGAAGAAAGTTATTATCAGAGAATTCCTACCAATCGGTATTTTTGACCGTTCAAAAGGTGAGAAAGACCTTGTTGTAGGATATAACGATGAAACTGTTTTCAAGAACTTGCGTTCTAACTTTATTTCATATTACAAGATTGTACAAGAACTTAATAATATGTCAGTAATGATTAAAATTCTTGATATATTTGAAGAGAACAATACTGCATATGAAATTGAAGAATATCTTGAACTGAACCACTTTGAAGATTATCTAAAGAGAAATAACGGACAACTTGAATGGGAAGTTGCAAGACCACTGTTTATGCCACTTATCTCTGCTTTAGAGTCACTTCATAAGAGAGGTATCGGTCACTACGCAGTTTCACCATCAAACCTATACATAACTAAAGACGGCAAACTTAAACTTTCAGGTTTCTGTACTGCTATGGAAAGAAAGAGAGGTACTCCACTAAAGAGTCAGCTTTATAGTGGTTGTGCTGCTCCTGAACAATACGAAAAGAACTTTACTCTTGATATTGTTACCGAAATTTATGGCTTTACAGCAACACTTTTCCATACATTAACAGGTCATGTTCCTGCTAATGCAAGAGAAAGACTAAAGGATAGTAGTCTGCTTATGAGTACTAATACTGTTAAGAGATTACCTCCTCATGTTGTTACTGCTTTAGCAAACGGTTTACAGGTTGACAGAAAAGAAAGAATTGCAGATTTTGATGAACTTAGAAGTCAGCTTTCTGTTGCTCCGACTGCTCAGGCAATTCAAGAAGAAATCAGCAAAACTGCAAGTCTATCCGACCCAAGTAAACAACAAAAAGAAGAAAAGAAAAATAACGAAAACAAGAAAGTTACTTTAATTGCAGCACTTATTTCTCTTGTAGTATTTGTTGGTATTGGTGCAGTACTTGTTGCTACTAACTGTTTTGGTTTAGTAAATGGCAACCATGGTGGTGTTCAAGATACAACTGCTACAAAGGCATGGAGTGGTCCGGTAGTAGATAACTTTGTTGGTAAGAAATATTCATCAGTAAAAAGTCAGCTAAAGGGTTCTGATAAATATATTATCAATATTAACTCAGAAGAAAAGTTTAGCGATAATATAGAAGAAGGTTATATTTGTGAACAAACACCGGCTGCCGGTACACCAATTACTTCCGAAGATGAAGCAGTAAATATCAGCCTAACAATCAGTAAAGGTGCTAAGATGAGAACTTTACCTGATATTGCCGGTAAGGATATTAAGACAGTTGCAACAATGCTTGCAGATACAGGTGTACTTGTAATGCAAGAAACCGAGTATAACTCAAAGTATCCTAACAATACTGTAATCGACTATAAGAACCTAAAGTCAGGTGACCAAATCGAATACGGTAAAACTGTTACAATTAAGGTTTCTTTAGGTGCTGAACCAACTTCAACTGAACCAAATACAGGTTCTGCCGATAACTAA
- the thiH gene encoding 2-iminoacetate synthase ThiH, with protein sequence MENEFLIDSEFLSPKALEKKHRLENDPSYRKNHMEYMPGMEVIESDVCKNVMDHMNSYDYSKYTAKDVRKALEHETCSIEDFKALLSPAAEPFLEQMAQRARVETSKHFGNTVYMFTPLYIANYCENYCVYCGFNCYNHINRMKLSMEQIEKEMKVIADSGMEEILILTGESRGQSNVEYIGEACKLARKYFRMVGLEIYPVNTDEYEYLHKCGADYVTVFQETYDTDKYETLHLLGHKRVWPYRFDAQERALRGGMRGVAFSALLGLSDFRKDALASALHVYYLQRKYPHAEMSLSCPRLRPIINNEKINPLDVHETQLCQILCAYRIFLPYVGITVSSRESAEFRNGIVKIAATKVSAGVSTGIGDHESKYSGKETEEEQGDEQFEINDNRSLKKMYDEITVEGLQPVLNDYLYV encoded by the coding sequence ATGGAAAATGAATTTTTAATTGACTCAGAGTTTTTGTCACCAAAAGCACTTGAGAAGAAACATAGACTGGAGAATGACCCATCATACCGTAAAAATCATATGGAATATATGCCGGGTATGGAAGTTATTGAGTCTGATGTTTGTAAGAATGTAATGGACCATATGAATTCATATGACTATTCAAAATATACTGCAAAAGATGTACGAAAAGCACTTGAACATGAAACTTGTTCTATAGAGGACTTTAAGGCACTTTTATCACCGGCAGCAGAACCATTCCTAGAACAAATGGCTCAAAGAGCAAGAGTAGAAACAAGTAAGCATTTTGGCAATACTGTATATATGTTTACACCGTTATACATAGCAAATTATTGCGAAAACTATTGTGTCTATTGTGGCTTTAACTGTTACAACCATATTAACCGTATGAAACTTTCAATGGAACAAATTGAAAAAGAAATGAAAGTTATTGCCGATAGTGGTATGGAAGAAATTTTAATTCTTACCGGTGAAAGCAGAGGTCAAAGCAATGTAGAGTATATTGGTGAGGCTTGTAAATTAGCACGAAAGTATTTCCGTATGGTAGGACTTGAGATTTACCCTGTAAATACTGATGAATATGAGTATCTTCACAAATGTGGTGCTGACTATGTAACAGTATTCCAAGAAACTTATGATACCGATAAATACGAAACACTTCACCTACTAGGTCATAAGAGAGTATGGCCATACCGTTTTGATGCTCAAGAAAGAGCATTAAGAGGTGGTATGAGAGGTGTTGCTTTTTCAGCACTTTTAGGCTTATCAGATTTTAGAAAAGATGCTTTAGCAAGTGCACTTCATGTGTATTATTTACAGAGAAAGTACCCTCATGCAGAAATGTCCTTGTCTTGTCCAAGACTAAGACCGATTATCAATAATGAAAAGATTAATCCACTTGATGTACACGAAACTCAACTTTGCCAAATTCTATGTGCATATCGTATTTTCTTACCATATGTAGGTATTACAGTTTCTTCAAGAGAAAGTGCAGAATTTAGAAACGGTATTGTAAAGATTGCAGCAACAAAAGTTTCTGCCGGTGTATCTACCGGTATCGGTGATCACGAAAGTAAGTATAGTGGTAAAGAAACAGAAGAAGAACAAGGTGATGAACAGTTTGAAATTAATGATAACCGTAGCCTAAAGAAAATGTATGATGAAATTACAGTTGAAGGCTTGCAACCTGTTCTAAATGATTACCTATATGTCTGA
- a CDS encoding helix-turn-helix domain-containing protein, with the protein MNNTFGSIISYLRKEKGISQKQASSDLGISQALLSHYEKGIRECGLDFVVKVADYYNVSCDYLLGRTSERDVIAISDGTKKTITAENPSEKIIMDSIDFTYRILSEMNHRDITRCTTEMLMCSIYNVIRLLYRNNNLNNEEFFTLTKESCNCYSEATYQHRKGRLTDKINEFSKSRRNENKVYLSYDIINKKYDDIASSVFNLVHNTERIIKK; encoded by the coding sequence ATGAATAATACATTTGGTAGTATTATCAGTTATCTTAGAAAAGAAAAAGGAATCAGCCAAAAGCAAGCCTCAAGTGACTTAGGAATCAGTCAAGCACTTCTCTCCCACTATGAAAAAGGTATCAGAGAATGTGGTCTTGACTTTGTTGTAAAAGTGGCTGATTACTATAATGTTAGTTGTGATTATCTTCTTGGCAGAACAAGTGAAAGAGATGTTATTGCTATTAGTGATGGCACTAAAAAAACAATAACTGCTGAAAATCCAAGTGAAAAAATCATAATGGACAGTATTGATTTTACCTACAGAATTCTCTCGGAAATGAACCACAGAGATATTACAAGATGCACCACAGAAATGTTAATGTGTAGTATTTACAATGTAATAAGACTACTTTACAGAAACAACAATCTTAATAATGAGGAATTCTTTACACTTACTAAAGAAAGTTGCAACTGTTATTCCGAGGCTACTTATCAGCACAGAAAAGGTAGGCTAACAGACAAAATAAATGAATTTAGCAAAAGTAGAAGAAATGAAAACAAAGTTTATCTCTCCTACGATATTATCAATAAAAAATATGATGATATAGCCAGTTCTGTATTTAACCTTGTTCACAACACAGAAAGAATAATCAAAAAATAA
- the thiS gene encoding sulfur carrier protein ThiS yields MVTINGKEVDMSGKTVSQYLEIANYNPKTIAVECNEVIISKADYDETVLKDGDVVEVVSFMGGG; encoded by the coding sequence GTGGTAACAATTAACGGTAAAGAAGTTGATATGTCAGGAAAAACTGTTTCACAGTATCTTGAAATTGCAAATTATAACCCAAAGACTATTGCAGTTGAATGTAATGAAGTGATTATCTCAAAGGCTGATTATGATGAAACTGTACTAAAAGACGGTGATGTAGTAGAAGTTGTTAGCTTTATGGGTGGAGGTTAA
- the ybaK gene encoding Cys-tRNA(Pro) deacylase, with protein MAKKQEKTNVMRILDQKKIEYSHYAYDNTKLNAEEVANALNQEVGKVFKTLVTVGKSKEHYVFVVPANKELDLKKAAKVAKEKSIEMIHQKELLPLTGYIHGGCSPIGMKKQFKTFIHKTANDYDTIYFSAGRVGNQVELPLSSLQKVIPVEVADIIKDNS; from the coding sequence ATGGCAAAGAAACAAGAAAAAACTAATGTAATGAGAATTCTTGACCAAAAGAAAATTGAGTATTCTCACTATGCTTATGATAATACAAAACTTAACGCAGAAGAAGTAGCAAATGCTCTTAATCAAGAAGTAGGCAAGGTTTTTAAAACACTTGTAACTGTTGGTAAAAGTAAAGAACATTATGTATTTGTTGTACCGGCAAATAAAGAACTTGATTTAAAGAAAGCTGCCAAAGTTGCAAAAGAAAAGTCAATAGAGATGATTCACCAAAAAGAACTTTTACCACTAACAGGATATATCCATGGTGGTTGTTCACCAATCGGTATGAAAAAGCAGTTTAAAACTTTTATCCATAAAACTGCCAATGACTATGATACTATCTACTTTTCAGCAGGTAGGGTAGGTAACCAGGTTGAGTTGCCACTATCTTCATTACAAAAGGTAATTCCTGTTGAAGTAGCAGATATTATAAAAGATAATTCTTGA
- the hisF gene encoding imidazole glycerol phosphate synthase subunit HisF, with protein MYAKRIIPCLDVKNGRVVKGMSFVNLVDAGNPVEAAIQYDKEGADELVLLDITATSDGRDTMVDIVEKVANSIFIPFTVGGGIRTVDDFTTMLRAGADKVSVNSAAVYRPELINEASYKFGAQCVVVAIDAKRKGDSWEVYTAGGRTPTGIDAVEWAIEAEKRGAGELLVTSMDEDGQKQGYDLGLTRAISEKVNIPVIASGGAGAYEHFLDAFEKGKADAVLAASLFHFGEIPIPKLKEYLRENNISVRL; from the coding sequence ATGTATGCTAAGAGAATTATTCCTTGTCTTGATGTAAAAAACGGTAGAGTAGTTAAAGGTATGAGTTTTGTAAACCTTGTTGATGCCGGTAATCCTGTTGAAGCTGCTATTCAGTACGACAAAGAAGGTGCTGATGAACTTGTACTACTAGATATTACTGCTACAAGTGACGGCAGAGATACTATGGTTGATATTGTCGAAAAGGTTGCAAATTCTATTTTCATTCCTTTTACAGTTGGTGGTGGTATTCGTACAGTTGATGACTTTACTACAATGCTAAGAGCAGGTGCTGATAAGGTTTCTGTTAACTCTGCTGCTGTATACAGACCTGAACTTATTAACGAGGCATCTTATAAATTCGGTGCTCAATGTGTTGTTGTTGCTATTGATGCTAAGAGAAAAGGTGACTCATGGGAAGTTTATACTGCCGGTGGCAGAACACCTACAGGTATTGATGCAGTAGAATGGGCTATTGAGGCAGAAAAAAGAGGTGCAGGTGAATTACTTGTAACCAGTATGGATGAAGATGGTCAAAAGCAAGGATATGACCTAGGACTTACAAGAGCAATTTCTGAAAAGGTAAATATTCCTGTTATTGCTTCCGGTGGTGCAGGTGCATATGAACACTTCCTTGATGCTTTTGAAAAAGGCAAAGCAGATGCAGTTCTTGCAGCATCACTATTTCACTTTGGTGAAATACCTATTCCTAAACTTAAGGAATATTTAAGAGAAAATAATATTTCTGTTAGACTATAA
- a CDS encoding thiazole synthase → MENDKLIIGGHEFNSRFILGSGKYSMKLIDSAIKDAGAEIITLAVRRANTKEQENILDYIPKGVTLLPNTSGARNADEAVRIARLARELGCGNFVKIEIMRDSKYLLPDNQETIKATEILAKEGFVVMPYMYPDLNVARDLVNAGAASIMPLASPIGSNKGLATKDFIQILIDEIDLPIIVDAGIGKPSQACEAMEMGASAIMANTALATAGDLPLMASAFKNAIEAGRKAYLSGLGRVLTRGASSSDPLTGFLRN, encoded by the coding sequence ATGGAAAATGATAAACTTATCATTGGTGGTCATGAATTTAACTCAAGATTTATTTTAGGTTCAGGTAAGTATTCTATGAAACTTATTGACTCAGCTATTAAGGATGCCGGTGCTGAAATTATTACACTTGCAGTTCGTAGAGCAAATACTAAGGAACAAGAAAATATACTTGATTATATTCCAAAGGGTGTTACATTACTACCTAATACAAGTGGTGCAAGAAATGCTGATGAAGCAGTAAGAATTGCAAGACTAGCCAGAGAACTTGGTTGTGGTAACTTTGTAAAGATTGAAATTATGAGAGATAGTAAGTACCTACTTCCTGATAACCAAGAAACTATTAAGGCTACAGAAATTCTGGCAAAAGAGGGTTTTGTTGTAATGCCTTATATGTATCCTGACCTAAATGTTGCTCGTGATTTAGTTAATGCCGGTGCAGCATCAATTATGCCTTTAGCTTCACCAATCGGTTCAAATAAAGGCTTAGCTACTAAAGACTTTATTCAAATTCTAATTGATGAAATTGATTTACCTATTATTGTAGATGCCGGTATCGGTAAACCTTCTCAGGCTTGTGAAGCAATGGAAATGGGTGCATCTGCAATTATGGCAAATACAGCTTTAGCTACTGCCGGTGATTTACCATTAATGGCATCAGCATTTAAGAATGCTATTGAAGCCGGTAGAAAGGCATATCTATCAGGATTAGGCAGAGTTCTGACTCGTGGTGCATCTTCTTCAGACCCATTAACAGGTTTCTTGCGTAACTAA